Proteins from a single region of Paenibacillus sp. BIHB 4019:
- a CDS encoding TerD family protein encodes MAINLSKGQKVDLTKSNPGLSKILVGLGWDTNKYDGGGQFDLDVSVFLLAASGKVEGEKNFVFYNNTSNENGSVVHTGDNRTGEGDGDDEQIKVELAAVPANVEKVAFAITIYDAEARNQNFGQVSNAYIRIVNEASSEELIKFDLGEDFSIETGVVVGELYRHSGEWKFSAIGSGYKDGLGGLARDYGLN; translated from the coding sequence ATGGCAATTAACTTATCCAAAGGCCAAAAAGTAGACTTGACGAAATCAAACCCAGGGCTTTCCAAAATTTTGGTAGGCTTAGGCTGGGATACGAATAAATATGACGGCGGCGGCCAATTTGACCTCGACGTATCGGTATTTCTTTTGGCAGCTTCGGGTAAAGTAGAAGGCGAGAAAAACTTCGTATTCTACAACAATACTTCCAATGAGAACGGTTCCGTCGTACATACAGGCGACAACCGCACGGGCGAAGGCGACGGAGACGATGAGCAAATCAAAGTAGAACTGGCGGCTGTGCCTGCTAATGTAGAAAAAGTTGCTTTCGCTATTACAATCTACGATGCTGAGGCGCGCAACCAAAACTTTGGACAAGTTTCCAATGCATATATCCGCATTGTAAATGAAGCAAGCAGCGAAGAATTGATTAAATTCGATCTAGGCGAAGATTTCTCGATCGAAACGGGCGTTGTTGTCGGCGAACTGTACCGTCACAGCGGCGAATGGAAGTTCAGCGCAATCGGCAGCGGCTATAAAGACGGCTTGGGCGGACTGGCTCGCGACTACGGCTTGAACTAA
- a CDS encoding protease modulator HflC translates to MKKNQLILLVSLVVVVILGAGSMYIVKEGEYKVVLKFGEAVRVAETPGLKLKIPFIENVSPLPKYQMTYESNPTSILTKDKKPIIVDNYTVWRITNPEQFLKTAQTVSAGVQRIDEAVYNSVRRKLSEVNYDNIISEQTERGNINDEITRDVAEALKRDDYGVEVIDVRIKRTDLPEGNKQSVYNRMISDRQSIAARYLSEGDEESRKITAKADRTASELMSQAQADAKKIVAEGEQQAAKIYNKAYGQDPAFYNFYRTLDSYVTTLKNEPVIMLPIDSPYAKILLGK, encoded by the coding sequence ATGAAGAAAAACCAATTGATTTTGCTAGTCAGCCTTGTGGTCGTCGTCATTCTTGGCGCAGGTTCGATGTACATTGTAAAGGAAGGCGAGTACAAGGTCGTGCTGAAGTTTGGTGAAGCGGTTCGGGTTGCCGAAACGCCGGGCCTCAAGCTGAAAATTCCATTTATCGAAAATGTATCGCCATTGCCGAAATACCAGATGACGTATGAGAGCAATCCAACGTCGATTTTGACGAAGGATAAGAAGCCGATCATCGTGGACAATTACACCGTATGGCGCATTACGAACCCGGAGCAATTTCTGAAAACGGCGCAGACGGTAAGCGCTGGCGTTCAGCGTATTGATGAGGCGGTCTACAATTCGGTGCGGCGCAAGCTGTCTGAGGTCAATTACGATAATATTATTAGCGAGCAGACGGAGCGCGGCAATATTAATGATGAAATTACGCGCGACGTAGCTGAGGCGCTGAAGCGCGACGATTATGGCGTTGAGGTAATTGATGTGCGCATTAAGCGGACGGATTTGCCTGAAGGCAATAAGCAGAGCGTGTACAATCGGATGATTTCCGACCGTCAATCCATCGCGGCGCGTTATTTGTCCGAGGGGGATGAGGAGTCGCGCAAAATTACGGCGAAGGCTGACCGTACCGCAAGCGAGCTGATGTCGCAAGCGCAGGCCGACGCGAAAAAAATCGTTGCCGAGGGCGAGCAGCAGGCGGCGAAAATCTATAATAAAGCATACGGGCAGGACCCGGCGTTCTATAATTTCTACCGGACGCTGGACAGCTATGTGACGACGCTCAAAAATGAGCCGGTCATCATGCTGCCAATCGACTCGCCATATGCGAAAATATTGCTTGGCAAATAA
- a CDS encoding ABC transporter ATP-binding protein: MKKGRILVDFLRQSWPLYAVAVLLHVASSIIQVFFPQVLGRFTDALQNNGLSSGLIQNYSLLLLAIGASYVVLACVAQFLIMYIGRRFERLTRGKLFVHFTGLSERFYSKNGVGKLLSYVVNDVTGVRESISMGVNQTASAVTLFFAVVTMMLYSGIPLFLLASSIVPLLLIPFIVTRFGPVIMQRSKKVQASLATMTESAEEQFGGIRVTKKFAVESVMNERFFTTVDQIKDNQLRLVRVSSIFQAIIPFLGALSLIIAISLGGYLTVNGELSLGHFVALTLYIRMLMNPLQQIGTVINTMQRSRASLERLNELLSETPDIQESKAAASLDLQGKSIHVAGLSFTYPGAREAALRDIQLDIRPGMTIGIVGATGSGKTTLMKLLLRTYEAPMGTIRFDGTDIRDITLESLRSQIGYVPQDGFLFSTSIRDNIAFSDRGREMDAVEESARQAQIFENIMAFPEQFETKLGERGVTLSGGQRQRTSLARGFIKQAPLMILDDSVSAVDAVTETEIMNTVRRMRKGKTTIIVAHRISAIKHADQIIVMKAGTIAQQGTHAELSAKPGLYASLCAIQEEGEADG; the protein is encoded by the coding sequence ATGAAAAAAGGGCGGATTTTAGTCGATTTTCTAAGACAAAGCTGGCCTTTGTATGCGGTTGCCGTTCTGCTGCATGTCGCATCCAGTATCATTCAGGTATTCTTCCCGCAGGTATTGGGAAGGTTTACGGATGCGCTGCAAAATAACGGTTTATCGAGCGGGCTTATTCAAAACTATAGCCTGCTGCTGCTCGCCATTGGCGCGAGCTATGTTGTGCTGGCTTGCGTGGCGCAATTTCTCATTATGTACATTGGCAGACGTTTTGAGCGATTGACGCGCGGCAAGCTGTTTGTGCATTTTACCGGACTAAGCGAACGTTTTTATTCGAAAAATGGCGTCGGCAAGCTGCTGAGCTATGTCGTCAATGACGTCACCGGGGTGAGGGAGTCGATCTCGATGGGCGTCAATCAGACGGCCAGTGCGGTGACGCTGTTTTTCGCCGTCGTGACGATGATGCTTTACAGCGGCATCCCGCTGTTTTTGCTCGCCTCTTCCATCGTGCCGCTGCTGCTGATTCCGTTCATCGTAACGAGATTCGGGCCAGTCATTATGCAGCGTTCCAAAAAAGTGCAGGCCTCGCTCGCTACGATGACCGAGTCAGCGGAGGAGCAGTTCGGGGGCATACGCGTAACGAAGAAGTTTGCTGTTGAATCGGTAATGAATGAGCGGTTTTTCACAACCGTAGATCAAATCAAGGACAACCAGCTTCGTCTGGTCCGGGTATCTTCGATTTTTCAGGCGATTATCCCCTTTCTCGGCGCATTGTCTTTAATTATAGCCATTTCGTTAGGCGGCTACTTAACGGTGAATGGCGAGCTGTCGCTGGGGCATTTTGTAGCATTGACGCTTTACATACGGATGCTCATGAACCCACTTCAGCAAATCGGCACCGTGATTAATACGATGCAGCGCTCGCGGGCCTCATTGGAGCGGCTGAACGAGCTGCTGTCAGAAACGCCGGATATTCAGGAAAGCAAGGCGGCTGCTTCGCTTGATTTGCAGGGCAAGAGCATTCATGTTGCGGGACTGTCTTTTACTTACCCGGGGGCTCGCGAAGCAGCACTGCGCGATATTCAGCTGGACATTCGGCCCGGCATGACGATTGGCATCGTGGGAGCGACCGGCAGCGGCAAGACGACGCTTATGAAGCTGCTGCTGCGCACATATGAAGCGCCGATGGGCACCATTCGTTTTGATGGGACGGATATTCGCGACATTACGCTTGAGAGCCTGCGCAGCCAAATTGGCTACGTGCCGCAGGATGGCTTTCTATTCAGCACCTCCATTCGCGATAATATTGCTTTTTCGGATCGGGGGCGTGAAATGGACGCTGTTGAGGAATCGGCAAGGCAGGCGCAAATTTTTGAAAATATTATGGCATTTCCCGAGCAGTTCGAGACGAAGCTTGGGGAACGCGGGGTGACGCTGTCCGGCGGGCAGCGCCAGCGAACGAGTCTTGCGAGAGGCTTTATTAAGCAGGCGCCGCTTATGATCCTGGATGACAGTGTCAGCGCTGTCGATGCTGTAACCGAGACGGAAATTATGAATACGGTACGCAGGATGCGCAAAGGGAAAACGACGATTATTGTAGCCCATAGAATTAGCGCGATCAAGCATGCCGATCAAATTATCGTCATGAAGGCAGGGACGATTGCGCAGCAAGGAACCCATGCCGAGCTGTCGGCGAAGCCGGGCTTATACGCATCGCTGTGCGCGATTCAGGAGGAGGGAGAAGCAGATGGCTAA
- the hflK gene encoding FtsH protease activity modulator HflK codes for MNTEINRPQGSQKPLNPKTVKKAIIGAAIGIAAVTLGFSSFYTVQEQERAAILTFGQYTGESTAGLHFKFPYPIQQVVTVPAELVQRIHIGYRQNGDSVTPVDDEALMITGDENIVSADAVVQWKISNLHDYLYNIDDPERFLRNAASSSIRSVIGSEKLDYAITDGKTVIQDKVREKLLELQTKYQTGIQIMDIKFQDIEPPSGQVEEAFREVTNAREEKNTKINNAAKYENDRIPKARGEAQALLENAEAEKKSRILNAEGDVAKFNAIFAEYKNNPDVTQSRLILETLEKILPNAQIFITNSNGDTVNYLPLNELLRSKSASSSSGSSQTPAPQAEGGVTP; via the coding sequence TTGAACACTGAAATAAACAGACCGCAAGGAAGCCAGAAGCCGCTTAATCCAAAAACGGTAAAAAAGGCGATCATCGGAGCAGCCATCGGCATCGCAGCCGTTACGCTCGGATTTTCATCTTTTTATACGGTGCAGGAGCAGGAGCGGGCAGCGATTTTGACATTTGGACAGTATACGGGGGAATCGACGGCGGGGCTGCATTTTAAGTTTCCATATCCGATTCAGCAAGTTGTTACGGTGCCAGCTGAGCTGGTGCAGCGCATTCATATCGGGTACCGCCAAAATGGCGATAGCGTGACACCCGTTGACGACGAAGCGCTTATGATTACCGGGGATGAAAATATCGTATCGGCCGATGCCGTCGTCCAGTGGAAAATAAGCAATTTGCATGATTATTTGTACAATATTGATGATCCGGAGCGCTTCCTGCGCAATGCGGCAAGCTCCTCCATCCGTTCGGTTATCGGTTCAGAGAAGCTCGACTACGCGATTACGGACGGGAAAACCGTTATTCAGGATAAGGTGCGGGAGAAGCTGCTGGAGCTGCAGACGAAATATCAAACCGGCATTCAAATTATGGACATTAAGTTCCAGGATATTGAGCCGCCAAGCGGCCAGGTAGAGGAAGCGTTCCGGGAAGTCACGAATGCCCGCGAGGAGAAAAACACAAAGATCAACAACGCGGCAAAATATGAAAACGATCGCATTCCGAAAGCGCGCGGGGAAGCACAGGCACTGCTCGAAAATGCCGAGGCAGAGAAAAAGTCGCGGATTTTGAACGCCGAGGGCGACGTGGCGAAGTTCAATGCGATTTTTGCCGAATATAAAAACAATCCGGACGTTACGCAAAGCCGTCTTATCCTTGAGACGCTGGAAAAAATATTGCCGAACGCGCAAATTTTCATTACAAACAGCAATGGAGATACGGTGAATTACTTGCCGCTTAATGAGCTGCTTCGCAGCAAAAGCGCTTCCAGCAGCTCTGGCAGTTCGCAAACCCCTGCACCGCAGGCGGAAGGGGGCGTAACACCATGA
- a CDS encoding VWA domain-containing protein — MSIDLRKQAEDNLIDLKKKATISLTKRGLGGQVARVAAVFDISGSMTNLYRSGIIQKTAERALALAMNFDDNGAADVFAFGLSNHEIGEIYQANFYQFVEREITSKHKLEMGTQYAGVMKQIADFYYPGALKLTRKGGFLGLGGRTEYEIDASKIKNDPPVYVLFFTDGDNSDKEETRELIRGLSRLGIFFQFVGIGNERFYFLDELDNLDGRYIDNANFLKVQNLDKISDDDLYDSLLIEFPTWLQEAKAKQLF; from the coding sequence TTGAGTATTGATCTAAGGAAGCAAGCGGAAGACAATTTGATTGATTTGAAGAAGAAAGCAACGATTTCCTTAACCAAGCGGGGGCTAGGTGGGCAGGTTGCTCGCGTGGCAGCCGTGTTCGATATTTCCGGTTCGATGACGAATTTGTACAGAAGCGGCATTATCCAAAAAACGGCGGAGCGCGCGCTTGCGCTTGCGATGAATTTTGATGATAACGGTGCGGCAGATGTATTCGCTTTTGGACTGAGCAATCATGAAATTGGGGAAATTTATCAAGCGAATTTTTATCAATTCGTAGAGCGGGAAATTACGAGCAAGCATAAGCTTGAGATGGGCACGCAATATGCGGGTGTCATGAAGCAGATCGCAGATTTTTATTATCCAGGGGCGCTGAAGCTTACCCGCAAGGGCGGTTTTCTCGGTTTGGGCGGCCGGACGGAATATGAAATTGATGCATCCAAAATTAAAAATGACCCGCCCGTTTATGTCCTATTTTTCACAGATGGGGACAACTCCGACAAAGAGGAGACGCGCGAGCTGATTCGCGGCTTGTCACGCCTGGGGATATTCTTCCAGTTTGTAGGCATAGGCAATGAGCGCTTCTATTTCTTGGACGAGCTGGACAATCTGGATGGCCGTTATATCGACAATGCGAATTTTCTCAAGGTCCAAAACCTCGATAAAATTTCCGATGACGACTTGTATGACAGCCTGCTTATTGAATTTCCGACATGGCTTCAGGAAGCTAAAGCGAAGCAATTATTTTAA
- a CDS encoding TerD family protein: MSINLVKGQKIDLTKGTSGLTKLMVGLGWDPAVQEKKSFFGMGRKQAANIDCDASALMLNANGKLASRESLVCFYNKQSACNSVIHSGDNITGEGDGDDEQIGIDLARVPADVEKILVVVNIYEAEARKQDFGMIRSAYIRVLNANNMQELVKFNLSDNYAGMTALITGELYRHNGEWKFNAIGEGAHAPHIDVLAARYK; the protein is encoded by the coding sequence ATGAGTATTAATCTGGTTAAGGGACAGAAAATCGATTTGACCAAAGGAACCTCCGGTCTTACCAAGCTTATGGTTGGTCTTGGCTGGGACCCAGCGGTGCAAGAGAAGAAAAGCTTCTTCGGAATGGGACGGAAGCAGGCGGCTAACATTGACTGTGACGCTTCGGCGCTGATGCTGAATGCTAACGGAAAGCTGGCAAGCCGCGAAAGCCTCGTCTGCTTCTATAATAAGCAAAGTGCCTGCAATTCGGTCATTCACTCGGGTGATAACATTACGGGTGAGGGCGATGGCGATGACGAGCAAATTGGCATCGATTTGGCGAGAGTGCCAGCCGATGTGGAGAAAATTTTAGTCGTTGTCAACATTTATGAAGCGGAAGCAAGAAAGCAGGATTTTGGCATGATCCGCTCGGCTTATATCCGGGTCTTGAATGCGAATAATATGCAAGAGCTGGTAAAGTTTAATTTATCGGATAATTACGCAGGCATGACCGCCCTGATTACAGGCGAGCTCTACCGCCACAATGGCGAATGGAAATTCAACGCCATCGGTGAAGGAGCCCATGCTCCGCATATTGATGTTTTAGCGGCGCGATATAAGTAA
- a CDS encoding ABC transporter ATP-binding protein: MANSIRNWEADQRADQQMGPNQPKPDIKYMSAFRALSAFAKPHKWSFTLIFFCTLLAIAADLLQPYLVKVIIDDHLMAGKGEYRSIIGIGALYLGLAAMSLLFTYLQNNMLQYTGQSIVAKVRKQLFEHISKLSMSYFDRTSSGSLITHVSSDTESLNQLFSQVLMSVLRDGMTLVFIIFLMFQLDAQLALYCLLLLPIIAGIAIGFRSYMRRTYQRARTQLSRLIAFTAENLAGMNLIQVFHQEKEQQREFTERNEGYFRANMKEVKTQVWFRCSFDILSNLSIAFVTWLGGMAVLDKQIEFGVLYAFITYIRQFFQPLNTITQQWNTLQSATVAVSRIWGIFALKPEVENKEKPRALAKAQVRGDIEFDHVVFGYGDRTPVIQGLSLHIRPGERIGIVGTTGAGKSSLISLLCRFYDVRSGGVRIDGTDVRDIEQAQLHRIVGLVQQEPYLYSGSVLDNVRLFDMDIDEETVMEACRLVGADAIIKRMSDGYNTRLSERGSGLSAGERQLISFARIIVFQPKILILDEATANLDSYSEQLLEQALAIVSRGRTTIIIAHRLSTVMKADRIIVMRKGEIAEQGTHSELVRRHGYYEELYRHSRGKVFA; encoded by the coding sequence ATGGCTAATTCCATTCGCAATTGGGAGGCTGACCAGAGGGCTGATCAGCAAATGGGTCCAAACCAGCCGAAGCCAGATATAAAATATATGTCGGCATTTCGGGCATTATCCGCCTTTGCTAAACCCCATAAATGGAGCTTTACGCTAATCTTCTTCTGTACGCTGCTTGCTATAGCGGCGGATTTGCTCCAGCCCTATCTCGTGAAAGTGATTATTGATGATCATTTGATGGCGGGCAAGGGGGAATATCGCTCCATTATCGGTATAGGAGCCTTGTATTTGGGGTTAGCAGCTATGAGCCTGCTGTTCACCTACCTGCAGAACAATATGCTGCAATACACAGGGCAAAGCATTGTGGCGAAAGTCCGCAAGCAGCTGTTCGAGCACATTTCAAAGCTGTCGATGTCTTATTTTGACCGCACCTCAAGCGGCAGCTTGATTACCCACGTTTCCAGCGATACGGAATCGCTGAATCAGCTGTTCAGCCAAGTGCTGATGAGCGTGCTGCGCGATGGCATGACGCTGGTGTTCATTATATTTTTGATGTTCCAATTGGATGCACAGCTGGCGCTTTATTGCTTGCTTCTGCTGCCGATTATTGCGGGCATCGCCATCGGTTTCCGCTCTTATATGCGCCGGACCTATCAGCGGGCGCGGACGCAGCTCTCCCGGCTCATAGCTTTTACTGCTGAGAACTTAGCCGGAATGAATCTGATCCAGGTTTTTCATCAGGAGAAGGAGCAGCAGCGGGAATTTACGGAGCGCAATGAAGGTTATTTCCGGGCTAATATGAAGGAAGTAAAGACGCAGGTATGGTTTCGCTGCTCCTTCGATATATTAAGTAATCTGTCGATTGCTTTCGTTACGTGGCTTGGCGGCATGGCGGTGCTGGACAAGCAAATCGAGTTCGGCGTCCTTTACGCATTTATAACGTATATCCGCCAGTTTTTCCAGCCGCTTAATACGATTACGCAGCAGTGGAATACGCTGCAATCGGCAACGGTTGCGGTGTCTCGCATCTGGGGCATATTTGCGCTTAAGCCAGAGGTGGAAAACAAGGAGAAGCCCCGTGCGCTTGCGAAAGCGCAAGTACGTGGCGATATTGAATTTGATCATGTTGTATTTGGTTACGGCGATCGGACGCCTGTTATTCAGGGCTTGTCGCTGCATATCCGGCCAGGGGAGCGGATTGGCATCGTCGGCACGACAGGGGCAGGCAAAAGCTCGCTGATCAGCCTGCTCTGCCGTTTCTACGATGTTCGCTCTGGCGGCGTGAGGATCGACGGCACGGATGTACGTGATATCGAGCAAGCGCAGCTGCACCGCATTGTCGGGCTCGTTCAACAGGAGCCCTATCTTTATTCTGGCAGCGTGCTGGATAATGTGAGGCTGTTCGATATGGACATTGATGAGGAAACGGTTATGGAGGCGTGCCGCCTAGTTGGGGCAGATGCTATTATCAAGCGGATGAGCGATGGCTATAATACGCGGCTGTCCGAGCGGGGAAGCGGCTTGTCTGCCGGCGAGCGGCAGCTGATTTCATTTGCCCGAATTATCGTATTTCAGCCGAAAATTCTCATTCTTGACGAAGCGACGGCGAATCTGGATTCATATAGCGAGCAGCTGCTGGAGCAGGCGCTTGCGATCGTATCGCGAGGACGGACGACGATTATTATTGCCCACCGCCTTTCTACCGTCATGAAGGCTGATCGCATTATTGTGATGCGCAAGGGCGAAATTGCCGAGCAGGGCACGCATTCAGAGCTGGTGAGACGGCACGGGTACTACGAAGAGCTGTATCGCCATTCGCGGGGCAAAGTATTCGCTTGA
- a CDS encoding N-acetylmuramoyl-L-alanine amidase, protein MAERIQDFIPAGRNNRPGIAIQGPKYVTVHDTANSSKGADALSHAKYLKGSAAAALPVSWHFTVDDTRVVQHLPVTEHGWHAGDGNGPGNRSSIGIEICENADGIRSKAEANAAALIAGVLRQLGLPITAVVQHNHWSGKNCPHTFRSRPGGWESFLQQIKVLLGDPVEPEPEPEPGKPEEEGEPMTEAERQQFDALVKRVTELEAKHSMAVPAWAKAAVAAAVAAGVIDTPEGGSLDFYRVLTVLYRKGLL, encoded by the coding sequence ATGGCTGAAAGGATACAGGATTTTATTCCGGCGGGCAGGAACAATCGGCCCGGCATCGCCATTCAAGGGCCGAAATATGTGACGGTACATGATACAGCGAACAGCTCGAAGGGAGCGGATGCGCTTTCGCATGCCAAATATTTAAAAGGCAGTGCTGCCGCAGCTTTGCCCGTGTCCTGGCATTTTACGGTGGATGATACGAGGGTTGTGCAGCATTTGCCTGTAACCGAGCATGGCTGGCATGCAGGCGATGGCAATGGGCCGGGCAACCGCAGCTCAATCGGCATCGAAATTTGTGAAAATGCCGATGGCATCCGCAGCAAGGCGGAGGCGAATGCAGCGGCGCTCATTGCCGGGGTGCTGCGCCAGCTCGGACTGCCGATTACGGCAGTCGTCCAGCATAACCACTGGAGCGGCAAAAACTGTCCGCATACGTTTCGGAGCCGGCCGGGCGGTTGGGAAAGCTTTTTGCAGCAAATTAAAGTGCTGCTGGGCGATCCAGTGGAGCCAGAGCCTGAGCCAGAACCGGGAAAGCCGGAAGAGGAGGGGGAACCCATGACAGAAGCGGAGCGCCAGCAGTTTGATGCGCTGGTGAAGCGGGTAACCGAATTAGAAGCAAAGCACAGCATGGCGGTGCCAGCATGGGCGAAAGCAGCAGTTGCGGCTGCGGTAGCTGCTGGTGTCATCGATACGCCGGAAGGCGGATCACTGGACTTTTATCGCGTGCTGACCGTGCTGTATCGCAAAGGGCTGCTGTAG
- a CDS encoding TerD family protein, which yields MSINLSKGQRIDLTKTNPGLTKVVVGLGWDTNKYAGGSEFDLDASAFLLHADGKAKGAEDFIFYNNRETYGGAVFHTGDNRTGEGEGDDEQVIIDFSKVPAHIVRIGITVTIHDAPVRQQNFGQVSSAFVRVVNEANNNEVLRFDLGEEFSTETAVVFCEFYRHENDWKFQAIGSGFAGGLADLCRNYGLEV from the coding sequence ATGTCTATTAACTTGTCTAAAGGCCAACGTATTGATCTCACAAAAACAAATCCGGGGTTGACCAAGGTCGTTGTCGGTCTAGGCTGGGATACGAATAAATATGCAGGCGGCAGCGAATTTGACCTTGACGCTTCTGCATTTTTGCTCCATGCTGATGGAAAGGCCAAGGGAGCCGAGGATTTTATTTTCTATAATAATAGAGAAACTTATGGCGGTGCGGTATTCCACACAGGAGACAACCGGACAGGCGAAGGTGAAGGCGACGATGAGCAAGTCATTATCGACTTCAGCAAGGTTCCAGCACATATCGTGCGTATCGGCATAACAGTTACGATTCATGATGCTCCTGTTCGCCAACAAAACTTCGGTCAAGTGAGCAGCGCTTTCGTAAGAGTAGTCAATGAGGCGAATAACAACGAAGTGCTCCGTTTTGACCTTGGCGAAGAATTTTCGACGGAAACGGCAGTTGTATTCTGCGAATTTTACCGTCATGAGAACGATTGGAAGTTCCAGGCGATTGGAAGTGGCTTCGCCGGCGGTCTAGCCGATCTTTGCCGCAATTACGGCCTAGAGGTATGA
- a CDS encoding TerD family protein — translation MTVALVKGQKADVTKSNPGLTRITAALGWSAPSSFEIDTSAFMLAAGGKVRSDNDLLFYGNPSNAFLSYIESPGGNDRKQFKIDLSRTDAAVEKIAITLTIYDGEKRNQQFSGVNGLYIRFLNESTGQEIIRYDLREPFSVENAIVIGELYRYNQEWKFNAIGAGYSGGLKDLCGSYGIEVKDEPKAPAAPTPPPAPPVPPAPQTSSAPRNPLIPPAPPKPQETHGSRIVIPPRPGSTPAPAPSAPAASQQPTSEAPKINFSKIELKKKGDVINLTKQNGGLGEILVNLNWNQKAGGGLFKRTGIDLDLACMYELKDGSKGVIQALGNSFGSLNRAPYVMLDGDDRTGSVTTGENIRINGEKIKEIKRLLIFTFIYKGVTRWSEADGVVTLSQQGGPDIVVKLDEYDNGQAMCAIAMITNVNNETFSIERIVRYFEGHRKLDSAFDWGLSWVAGSK, via the coding sequence ATGACGGTAGCGCTCGTAAAGGGGCAGAAAGCTGATGTAACCAAGTCTAATCCGGGTTTGACCCGGATTACGGCTGCTCTGGGATGGTCAGCCCCTTCCTCCTTCGAAATCGATACTTCCGCTTTTATGCTAGCTGCAGGCGGCAAGGTGCGAAGCGACAATGATTTGCTGTTTTACGGCAATCCATCGAACGCTTTCTTATCCTATATCGAATCGCCGGGCGGCAATGACCGCAAGCAGTTCAAGATTGATCTTTCCCGTACCGACGCTGCAGTTGAGAAAATCGCCATTACGCTGACCATTTATGATGGGGAAAAACGGAATCAGCAGTTCAGCGGGGTAAACGGCCTATACATACGTTTTCTGAATGAAAGTACGGGCCAGGAAATCATTCGTTATGATCTGCGCGAGCCTTTTTCGGTGGAAAATGCAATTGTTATCGGCGAGCTTTACAGGTACAATCAGGAGTGGAAATTTAATGCAATTGGGGCCGGCTATTCTGGCGGGCTGAAAGACTTATGCGGAAGCTACGGCATTGAAGTGAAGGACGAGCCCAAAGCTCCTGCTGCTCCTACGCCTCCTCCTGCGCCGCCAGTACCGCCTGCACCGCAGACGTCTTCTGCACCACGGAATCCGCTGATTCCGCCAGCGCCTCCTAAACCACAGGAGACGCATGGGTCGCGTATTGTCATTCCGCCAAGGCCTGGCTCTACGCCAGCGCCTGCACCATCTGCTCCTGCTGCGTCGCAGCAGCCGACTTCAGAAGCGCCGAAAATCAATTTTTCCAAAATTGAGCTGAAGAAGAAGGGCGACGTCATTAATTTGACGAAGCAAAACGGCGGCTTGGGCGAAATTTTGGTTAACCTCAATTGGAACCAGAAAGCCGGCGGCGGATTGTTCAAACGTACGGGTATTGATCTTGACCTCGCTTGCATGTATGAGTTGAAAGATGGCAGCAAAGGCGTTATCCAAGCACTTGGCAACAGCTTCGGTTCCCTGAACAGAGCGCCATACGTGATGCTGGATGGCGATGATCGGACAGGCTCAGTGACGACGGGTGAAAATATCCGGATTAACGGAGAGAAAATTAAGGAAATCAAGCGATTGCTCATCTTCACCTTTATTTACAAAGGGGTGACGCGCTGGTCCGAGGCTGATGGAGTCGTTACGCTTAGCCAGCAAGGCGGCCCGGATATTGTCGTTAAGCTGGATGAATACGACAATGGACAGGCGATGTGTGCAATTGCCATGATTACGAATGTGAACAATGAAACGTTCAGCATTGAGCGGATTGTTCGTTATTTTGAAGGGCATCGGAAGCTTGATAGTGCTTTCGATTGGGGTCTCAGCTGGGTTGCAGGAAGCAAATAA